A DNA window from Candidatus Protochlamydia phocaeensis contains the following coding sequences:
- a CDS encoding type II TA system antitoxin MqsA family protein: MKCLNCDSEKFESKNIRFSPEVKGEEVEVIVPSFVCTKCQTPLMDGEQMNRLRRSAADKYRKQHKLLTSEEIIKYRASLGMSQAAFANYLKVGEASIKRWETYYVQDVVQDDHIRLKCDEAYAELNALEVHWKSHAPDIYSGNRSFCLELFKQAVKYLCEFTKSPLFLNKALFYADFKHFQLYGTGITGTRYIHLEYGPCPDQYQNLIQLLLSNGILEACKNHTLKSVGKPDLCVFSDTEKEVLEKVANLASKDGGKRLLNISHEEEAFKKTKAFEIISYKYSNQLKI, from the coding sequence ATGAAGTGCCTAAATTGCGACTCAGAAAAATTTGAATCCAAAAACATCCGTTTTAGTCCTGAGGTCAAGGGAGAGGAAGTAGAGGTAATTGTGCCTTCCTTTGTTTGTACAAAATGTCAGACGCCTTTAATGGATGGAGAACAAATGAATAGGCTTAGAAGGAGTGCTGCGGATAAATACCGCAAGCAACATAAGCTTTTGACATCCGAAGAGATTATTAAATATCGAGCTTCGCTTGGAATGTCTCAAGCAGCTTTTGCAAACTACTTAAAGGTTGGAGAGGCAAGCATCAAGCGTTGGGAAACTTACTATGTTCAGGATGTTGTTCAAGACGATCATATCCGTTTGAAATGTGATGAGGCTTACGCAGAACTTAATGCTCTTGAGGTTCACTGGAAAAGTCATGCACCCGATATTTACAGTGGTAATAGATCTTTTTGTTTAGAGTTGTTTAAGCAAGCTGTAAAATATTTATGCGAATTTACGAAAAGCCCTTTATTTTTGAATAAGGCACTTTTTTATGCCGATTTTAAACATTTTCAGCTTTATGGGACCGGAATAACAGGCACCCGCTATATACATTTGGAGTATGGTCCATGTCCTGATCAATATCAAAACTTGATACAATTGCTTCTTTCCAATGGAATTTTGGAGGCTTGCAAAAACCACACGTTGAAATCCGTTGGCAAGCCGGATTTATGCGTATTTTCTGATACCGAAAAAGAAGTATTGGAAAAGGTTGCTAATTTAGCCTCTAAAGATGGAGGAAAAAGGCTATTAAATATTTCTCATGAGGAAGAAGCCTTCAAAAAAACAAAAGCATTTGAGATTATTAGTTACAAGTATTCTAATCAGCTTAAAATTTAA